One stretch of Poecilia reticulata strain Guanapo linkage group LG21, Guppy_female_1.0+MT, whole genome shotgun sequence DNA includes these proteins:
- the bmp2b gene encoding bone morphogenetic protein 2b, with amino-acid sequence MVAVVRSLMVLLLAQVLLEGAAGLIPEVGRRKYNESGKQSPERSESFLNEFELRLLNMFGLGRRPTPSKHAVVPQYMVDLYHMHSANGDHSTKRPKSMGKHAERAASKANTIRSFHHEESLEALASLKSKTTQQFYFNLTSIPKEELITSAELRIYRDQVIGAAPPKNSSSTSGALAGGLHRINIYEIFGVPIGSNSTEPLVRLLDTRLVQDSLSRWESFDVSPAVSEWTSGNGRNHGFMVEVLHPEPTQKDAEHTRRRNGHVRVSRSLHQDQDSWPQARPLLVTYGHDGRGDSVLHTREKRQAAVRKQRRKHQPKASCKRHTLYVDFSDVQWNEWIVAPPGYHAYYCHGECPFPLPDHLNATNHAIVQTLVNSVNSNIPRACCVPTELSPISLLYLDEYEKVILKNYQDMVVEGCGCR; translated from the exons ATGGTCGCCGTGGTCCGCTCTCTCATGGTACTGCTGCTCGCTCAGGTGTTGCTGGAAGGTGCTGCGGGACTCATCCCCGAGGTCGGCCGGAGGAAGTACAACGAATCTGGGAAGCAGAGCCCGGAGCGGTCGGAGAGCTTCCTCAACGAGTTCGAGCTTCGGCTTCTCAACATGTTCGGGTTGGGGCGCAGACCCACCCCCAGCAAGCACGCCGTGGTGCCACAATACATGGTGGACCTTTACCACATGCACTCTGCGAACGGAGACCACAGCACTAAACGACCCAAGAGCATGGGGAAGCACGCAGAGAGGGCCGCCAGCAAGGCCAACACGATTAGAAGCTTTCACCATGAAG AATCTTTGGAGGCACTGGCCAgcctgaaaagcaaaacaacccAGCAATTCTACTTCAACCTCACGTCTATCCCTAAAGAGGAGCTCATAACCTCCGCAGAGCTCCGCATTTACAGGGATCAGGTCATTGGAGCTGCACCTCCTAAGAACAGCAGCTCTACTAGTGGTGCTCTTGCTGGAGGCCTCCATCGTATCAACATCTACGAGATCTTCGGAGTTCCAATAGGCTCCAACAGCACAGAACCTCTGGTCCGTCTGCTAGACACCAGGCTGGTTCAGGACTCTTTGAGCCGCTGGGAGAGTTTTGATGTGAGTCCTGCTGTATCTGAATGGACTTCAGGGAATGGCCGGAATCATGGCTTCATGGTGGAGGTGCTTCATCCAGAGCCGACGCAGAAGGATGCAGAGCATACCCGGAGAAGAAACGGGCACGTCAGGGTGAGCCGGTCCCTGCACCAGGACCAGGACTCATGGCCTCAGGCTCGGCCCCTGCTGGTAACATATGGTCACGACGGCCGTGGGGACTCGGTACTCCATACACGGGAGAAAAGGCAGGCAGCAGTCCGGAAACAACGTAGGAAGCATCAGCCAAAGGCAAGCTGCAAAAGGCATACCTTGTACGTAGACTTCAGCGACGTGCAATGGAACGAGTGGATAGTGGCACCCCCAGGCTACCATGCCTACTACTGCCACGGGGAATGCCCCTTTCCATTACCAGACCACCTTAATGCAACTAATCATGCCATTGTGCAGACACTTGTCAACTCAGTAAACTCAAACATCCCCAGAGCCTGTTGTGTGCCCACCGAACTCAGCCCCATTTCGTTGCTTTACTTGGACGAATACGAGAAGGTGATTCTGAAAAACTACCAGGATATGGTGGTGGAGGGCTGTGGTTGTAGATGA